One segment of Amycolatopsis alba DSM 44262 DNA contains the following:
- a CDS encoding MerR family transcriptional regulator gives MVEAGSPQEPLVPIADGEQGELFPDSSLPDELVGYRGPAACQIAGITYRQLDYWARTKLVAPSIRTAHGSGSQRLYSFKDILVLKVVKRLLDTGVSLQNIRVAVDHLRLRGVRDLARVTLFSDGTTVYECTSPEEIVDLLQGGQGVFGIAVSGAMQEISGTIHEFQAERADGGVIETVTPDELTQRRNARRTG, from the coding sequence GTGGTCGAGGCTGGTAGCCCTCAAGAGCCGCTCGTTCCAATCGCTGACGGCGAGCAGGGCGAGCTGTTCCCCGACTCTTCCCTTCCGGATGAACTCGTCGGCTACCGCGGTCCCGCCGCCTGCCAGATCGCCGGGATCACGTACCGGCAGCTCGACTACTGGGCCCGCACGAAGCTGGTCGCGCCGAGCATCCGCACGGCGCACGGTTCCGGTTCGCAGCGGCTCTACTCGTTCAAGGACATCCTCGTCCTGAAGGTCGTCAAGCGGCTGCTGGACACCGGTGTCTCCCTGCAGAACATCCGCGTCGCCGTCGACCACCTGCGGCTGCGCGGCGTCCGCGATCTCGCCAGGGTCACCCTGTTCTCCGACGGCACCACCGTCTACGAGTGCACCTCGCCCGAAGAGATCGTCGATTTACTCCAGGGCGGGCAGGGCGTTTTCGGGATCGCCGTCAGCGGGGCCATGCAGGAGATCAGCGGCACCATCCACGAGTTCCAGGCCGAGCGGGCCGACGGCGGCGTGATCGAAACCGTCACGCCCGACGAGCTCACGCAGCGCCGTAACGCCCGTCGTACCGGCTGA
- the gcvP gene encoding aminomethyl-transferring glycine dehydrogenase: MEPVSLAALETGTPFADRHIGPGAEELTRILDVVGVASLDELAERAVPASLRESATPPDLPPPATETGALAELRALAARNRPRVQMIGLGYHDTVTPPVIRRNVLESPAWYTAYTPYQPEISQGRLEALLNFQTMVADLTGLPIANASMLDEATAAAEAMTLVRRAGKAKSNRFVVDEDTLPQTIEVLRTRAEPLGIELVTADLSQGITGLGLGGDFFGVLLSYPGASGAVREWDHTITEVKALGAAVVMAADPLALTLLRSPGELGADVAVGSTQRFGVPMGFGGPHAAYLAVRQGLERQLPGRLVGVSKDADGAPAYRLALQTREQHIRREKATSNICTAQALLAVIASMYAVYHGPEGLRAIANRAHRMATVLAAGLAESGVDVVHCEFFDTVMVSVPGRAGGIIGTARELGVNLRLVDADHVAVACDETTTREHLSLVWKAFGVAVSDVDSLDADTADGFPPDLRRTSDYLTHPVFHAHRSETALLRYLRALSDKDVALDRSMIPLGSCTMKLNATAEMEPITWPEFAGLHPFAPAEDAAGLLTIVKDLERWLAGITGYDAVSLQPNAGSQGEFAGLLAIRAYHRERGNAARDVCLIPSSAHGTNAASAVMAGMRVVVVKCDEEGNIDLGHLKSTVDEHADDLAAIMITYPSTHGVYEDTVRDVCALVHDAGGQVYVDGANLNALIGVAQYGRFGADVSHLNLHKTFCIPHGGGGPGIGPIGVRAHLAPYLPNHPLQPDAGPATGVGAISAAPWGSASILPISWAYVRMMGAEGLRRATLTAVANANYVAKRLAEHYPVLYSGHDGLVAHECILDLRALTKRTGVTVDDVAKRLADYGLHAPTMSFPVAGTLMVEPTESEDLGELDRFCDAMIAIRGEIEKVAAGEWPVERSPLRNAPHTARCLAGEWDRPYSREIAVFPAGFGAPKIWPPVRRIDGAAGDRNLVCACPPPEAFA, encoded by the coding sequence ATGGAGCCCGTTTCACTGGCCGCTCTCGAAACCGGAACCCCTTTCGCGGACCGGCACATCGGCCCCGGTGCCGAAGAACTCACACGCATCCTCGACGTCGTCGGCGTCGCGTCACTCGACGAACTTGCCGAACGGGCCGTTCCAGCGTCGCTGAGGGAGTCCGCAACGCCACCGGACCTGCCGCCGCCCGCCACCGAGACCGGCGCGCTCGCCGAACTCCGCGCCCTGGCCGCGCGCAACCGGCCCAGGGTCCAGATGATCGGCCTCGGCTACCACGACACCGTGACCCCGCCGGTGATCCGCCGCAACGTCCTGGAGAGCCCGGCCTGGTACACCGCGTACACGCCGTATCAGCCGGAGATCTCGCAGGGCCGCCTCGAAGCGCTGCTCAACTTCCAGACCATGGTCGCCGATCTGACCGGTCTCCCGATCGCCAACGCGTCGATGCTGGACGAGGCGACCGCGGCGGCGGAGGCGATGACGCTGGTCCGCCGGGCGGGCAAGGCGAAATCGAACCGGTTCGTGGTCGACGAGGACACCCTGCCCCAGACGATCGAGGTCCTGCGCACCCGCGCCGAACCGCTCGGTATCGAGCTGGTGACCGCGGACCTGTCCCAGGGCATCACCGGACTCGGCCTCGGCGGCGACTTCTTCGGGGTGCTGCTGTCGTATCCGGGTGCTTCGGGCGCCGTCCGCGAATGGGACCACACGATCACCGAGGTCAAGGCGCTGGGCGCGGCCGTGGTGATGGCCGCGGATCCGCTGGCGCTGACGCTGCTGCGGTCGCCGGGCGAGCTCGGCGCAGACGTCGCTGTCGGATCGACGCAGCGGTTCGGTGTCCCGATGGGCTTCGGCGGCCCGCACGCGGCGTACCTCGCCGTCCGCCAGGGGCTCGAACGGCAGTTGCCGGGCCGTCTGGTCGGCGTGTCGAAGGACGCCGATGGCGCTCCCGCGTACCGGCTCGCACTGCAGACCCGTGAGCAGCACATCCGCCGCGAGAAGGCGACGAGCAACATCTGCACCGCCCAGGCGCTCTTGGCGGTCATCGCGTCGATGTACGCGGTGTACCACGGCCCCGAAGGGCTGCGCGCCATCGCGAACCGCGCGCACCGGATGGCGACCGTGCTCGCGGCGGGACTCGCCGAAAGCGGTGTCGACGTCGTGCACTGCGAATTCTTCGACACCGTCATGGTCTCCGTTCCCGGCCGGGCGGGCGGGATCATCGGCACGGCTCGTGAGCTCGGGGTCAACCTGCGGCTCGTGGACGCGGACCACGTCGCCGTCGCCTGCGACGAGACCACCACCCGTGAGCATCTTTCCTTGGTGTGGAAGGCCTTCGGGGTCGCGGTGTCCGATGTGGACTCACTCGACGCGGACACCGCCGACGGCTTCCCGCCGGATCTGCGCCGCACCAGCGACTACCTGACCCATCCCGTCTTCCACGCGCACCGCTCGGAGACGGCGCTGCTGCGCTACCTCAGGGCGTTGTCCGACAAGGACGTCGCGCTCGACCGGAGCATGATCCCGCTGGGTTCGTGCACGATGAAACTCAACGCCACGGCCGAAATGGAGCCGATCACCTGGCCCGAGTTCGCCGGACTGCACCCGTTCGCGCCCGCCGAGGACGCGGCGGGGCTGCTGACCATCGTCAAGGACCTGGAGCGGTGGCTGGCGGGAATCACCGGCTACGACGCGGTTTCCCTGCAGCCGAACGCCGGGAGCCAGGGTGAGTTCGCCGGACTGCTGGCGATCCGGGCCTACCACCGCGAACGCGGGAACGCGGCGCGGGACGTCTGCCTGATCCCGTCCAGCGCGCACGGGACGAACGCGGCCAGCGCGGTCATGGCGGGCATGCGGGTGGTCGTCGTGAAATGCGACGAAGAGGGCAACATCGACCTCGGCCACCTCAAGTCCACTGTGGACGAGCACGCGGACGACCTGGCCGCGATCATGATCACCTATCCCTCGACGCACGGCGTCTACGAGGACACCGTCCGCGACGTCTGCGCGCTGGTGCACGACGCGGGCGGCCAGGTGTACGTCGACGGGGCGAACCTGAACGCCCTGATCGGTGTCGCGCAGTACGGCAGGTTCGGCGCCGACGTCTCCCATCTCAACCTGCACAAGACCTTCTGCATCCCGCACGGCGGCGGTGGGCCCGGCATCGGGCCGATCGGCGTCCGCGCGCATCTGGCGCCGTACCTGCCGAACCACCCGCTGCAGCCGGACGCGGGCCCGGCCACCGGCGTGGGCGCGATCAGCGCCGCGCCGTGGGGGAGCGCGTCGATCCTGCCGATCTCCTGGGCCTACGTCCGCATGATGGGCGCGGAAGGCCTCAGGCGTGCGACGCTGACCGCGGTCGCGAACGCCAACTACGTCGCCAAGCGCCTCGCGGAGCACTACCCGGTGCTGTACTCCGGGCACGACGGCCTGGTCGCGCACGAATGCATCCTCGACCTCCGCGCGCTCACCAAACGGACCGGCGTCACCGTCGACGACGTCGCCAAGCGGCTGGCCGACTACGGCCTCCACGCGCCCACGATGTCGTTCCCGGTCGCCGGAACGCTCATGGTCGAGCCCACCGAAAGTGAGGATCTCGGCGAGCTCGACCGGTTCTGCGACGCGATGATCGCGATCCGCGGCGAGATCGAGAAGGTCGCCGCGGGGGAGTGGCCGGTGGAGAGGAGCCCGCTGCGGAACGCCCCGCACACCGCGCGCTGC
- a CDS encoding TetR/AcrR family transcriptional regulator, translated as MQEVQAELGLSVTEAARRAQIVGATIATISELGYHKTSFAKIKERAGLSSTRIISYHFTNKAGLMQAVVTTATGMKDKFLEERIQGTTDRAGLLRGYIESEIAFLGSYPELVRVMVEMASSGSDAEGWFMSAPMVEEFRTGRLERQLKQGQHEGAFGDFAADVMALSIAQAIDGVAAKFAADPKLDLERYGRELADLFVKATAS; from the coding sequence ATGCAAGAGGTCCAGGCGGAGCTGGGGCTGTCAGTCACCGAAGCCGCGCGGCGGGCCCAGATCGTCGGAGCCACGATCGCGACGATCTCCGAACTCGGCTACCACAAGACGTCGTTCGCGAAGATCAAGGAGCGGGCTGGGCTGTCCAGCACCCGGATCATCTCGTATCACTTCACCAACAAGGCCGGCCTGATGCAGGCCGTGGTCACCACCGCGACCGGGATGAAGGACAAGTTCCTCGAGGAGCGGATCCAGGGCACGACCGACCGGGCGGGGCTCCTGCGCGGTTACATCGAGTCGGAGATCGCGTTCCTCGGCTCGTACCCGGAACTGGTGCGGGTCATGGTCGAGATGGCTTCGAGCGGCTCGGACGCCGAGGGCTGGTTCATGTCGGCGCCGATGGTCGAGGAGTTCCGGACCGGGCGGCTCGAACGCCAGCTGAAGCAGGGGCAGCACGAAGGCGCTTTCGGCGACTTCGCGGCCGACGTGATGGCGCTGTCGATCGCGCAGGCCATCGACGGGGTGGCCGCGAAGTTCGCGGCGGACCCGAAGCTGGACCTTGAGCGGTACGGACGGGAACTCGCGGACCTGTTCGTCAAGGCGACCGCGTCCTGA
- a CDS encoding bifunctional nuclease family protein — protein MSEMRVVGVRVELPANQPILLLRETEGERYLPIWIGSVEATAIALEQQGVRPARPLTHDLLKEVIGALGRELEQVVITDLKEGTFFAELVFDGDIRVSARPSDSVALALRVGVPIHAVDAVLEEAGLIIPDEQEDEVEKFREFLDSVSPEDFRGADT, from the coding sequence ATGAGCGAGATGCGCGTCGTCGGCGTGCGGGTGGAGCTACCCGCGAATCAGCCGATCTTGTTGCTGCGGGAAACCGAAGGCGAGCGGTACCTGCCGATCTGGATCGGCTCGGTCGAGGCCACCGCCATCGCCTTGGAGCAGCAGGGAGTCCGCCCGGCCCGTCCGCTCACCCATGACCTGCTCAAGGAGGTCATCGGGGCACTGGGCCGCGAGCTGGAACAGGTCGTCATCACCGATTTGAAGGAAGGCACGTTCTTCGCGGAACTGGTCTTCGACGGGGACATCAGGGTTTCGGCGCGGCCGAGCGATTCGGTGGCGCTGGCACTGCGGGTGGGGGTGCCGATCCACGCCGTCGACGCGGTGCTGGAGGAAGCGGGCCTCATCATCCCCGACGAGCAGGAGGACGAGGTGGAGAAGTTCCGCGAGTTCCTCGACTCGGTCTCGCCGGAGGACTTCCGCGGCGCGGACACCTGA